The Ziziphus jujuba cultivar Dongzao chromosome 7, ASM3175591v1 genome includes a region encoding these proteins:
- the LOC107424810 gene encoding uncharacterized protein LOC107424810 isoform X1 has protein sequence MRCHVQAGPVGEEELFWCGLGRILVCVYGPQSGLHIPCSFFSNQASFLQKFGSHEDDDLLRILAMHLLSSRARKIFGVSLSLILINMAAIMERADENLLPSVYKEVSEAFNAGPSDLGYLTFIRNFVQGISSPLAGVLVLNYDRPTVLAMGTFCWALSTAAVGASQQFLQVAFWRAVNGFGLAIVIPALQSFIADSYMDGVRGTGFGLLSLVGSLGGIGGGVLATIMAGQEYWGLPGWRFAFIMMAALSATIGFLVFLFVVDPRKTTNITNNNGESYERDELIEKGNASAASIWLESWTAMKSVMKVQTFQVIVLQGIVGSLPWTAMVFFTMWFELIGFDHNSTAALLSLFAIGCAMGSLLGGLIADRISQTYPHSGRTMCAQFSAFMGIPFSWFLLKVIPQSTSSYYAFSTTLLLMGLTISWNGTAANGPMFAEVVPIKHRTMIYAFDRAFEGSVSSFAAPLVGILSEKMFGYDSKSIDPVKGSAREALALSQGLLSMMVVPFGLCCLFYTPLYKIFRRDRENARISSLKEEEMVLHGYSV, from the exons ATGCGGTGTCATGTCCAAGCTGGACCTGTAGGTGAGGAGGAGTTGTTCTGGTGTGGATTGGGAAGGATCTTGGTTTGTGTTTATGGGCCACAATCGGGCCTCCATATACCCTGCTCCTTCTTTTCGAATCAAGCCTCGTTTCTCCAGAAGTTTGGAAGCCATGAG GATGATGATCTCTTACGTATCCTGGCCATGCATTTACTTTCGAGCAGAGCAAGAAAGATATTtggtgtttctctctctctcattcttaTCAACATGGCTGCTATAATGGAACGTGCTGATGAAAATCTCCTCCCATCTGTTTACAAAGAAGTCAGTGAAGCGTTCAATGCTGGGCCATCTGATCTAGGTTACCTCACATTCATAAGGAACTTTGTGCAGGGAATTTCATCGCCCCTGGCGGGTGTGTTAGTACTTAACTATGATCGCCCTACGGTTTTGGCTATGGGTACTTTCTGCTGGGCCTTATCAACTGCTGCAGTGGGTGCAAGCCAGCAGTTTTTGCAAGTTGCATTCTGGAGAGCAGTGAATGGTTTTGGTTTGGCGATTGTTATACCAGCACTCCAGTCTTTTATAGCTGATAGCTATATGGATGGTGTAAGGGGTACTGGATTTGGGTTGTTAAGCCTTGTCGGTTCCTTAGGTGGGATAGGAGGTGGTGTTCTGGCGACTATTATGGCTGGTCAGGAATACTGGGGCTTACCTGGATGGCGTTTTGCTTTCATTATGATGGCAGCATTAAGTGCAACAATTGGATTCCTTGTTTTCTTGTTCGTAGTTGACCCAAGGAAAACAACTAACATCACTAATAATAATGGCGAGAGTTACGAGAG GGATGAATTAATAGAAAAAGGCAATGCTAGTGCGGCATCAATTTGGCTGGAGTCTTGGACAGCCATGAAATCTGTTATGAAAGTGCAAACATTTCAAGTTATTGTCTTGCAGGGCATTGTTGGATCGCTTCCATGGACTGCCATGGTGTTCTTCACCATGTGGTTTGAACTAATTG GTTTTGATCATAATAGTACTGCAGCACTCCTTAGTCTTTTTGCTATTGGATGTGCTATGGGCTCCCTTCTAGGAGGACTGATAGCAGATCGGATATCACAAACCTATCCTCACTCAGGTCGTACCATGTGCGCTCAGTTCAGCGCCTTCATGGGCATTCCCTTCTCATGGTTCCTACTTAAAGTGATTCCACAGTCAACTAGTAGCTATTATGCATTTTCTACCACACTCTTGCTGATGGGTCTGACAATTAGCTGGAATGGTACTGCTGCGAATGGACCTATGTTTGCTGAGGTCGTCCCTATCAAACACCGGACCATGATTTATGCATTTGATCGTGCTTTTGAGGGATCAGTTTCTTCTTTTGCTGCTCCTTTGGTTGGTATCCTTTCAGAGAAGATGTTCGGATATGATTCAAAATCTATTGATCCAGTTAAAGGGTCAGCACGGGAGGCCTTGGCCTTGTCACAAGGTCTTCTTTCAATGATGGTAGTTCCATTCGGTTTGTGTTGTTTGTTTTACACTCCTTTGTATAAGATTTTTAGGAGAGACCGTGAGAATGCTAGAATTTCCAGTCTGAAAGAGGAAGAGATGGTTTTACACGGGTATTCAGTTTGA
- the LOC107424810 gene encoding uncharacterized protein LOC107424810 isoform X2 — protein MGHNRASIYPAPSFRIKPRFSRSLEAMRARKIFGVSLSLILINMAAIMERADENLLPSVYKEVSEAFNAGPSDLGYLTFIRNFVQGISSPLAGVLVLNYDRPTVLAMGTFCWALSTAAVGASQQFLQVAFWRAVNGFGLAIVIPALQSFIADSYMDGVRGTGFGLLSLVGSLGGIGGGVLATIMAGQEYWGLPGWRFAFIMMAALSATIGFLVFLFVVDPRKTTNITNNNGESYERDELIEKGNASAASIWLESWTAMKSVMKVQTFQVIVLQGIVGSLPWTAMVFFTMWFELIGFDHNSTAALLSLFAIGCAMGSLLGGLIADRISQTYPHSGRTMCAQFSAFMGIPFSWFLLKVIPQSTSSYYAFSTTLLLMGLTISWNGTAANGPMFAEVVPIKHRTMIYAFDRAFEGSVSSFAAPLVGILSEKMFGYDSKSIDPVKGSAREALALSQGLLSMMVVPFGLCCLFYTPLYKIFRRDRENARISSLKEEEMVLHGYSV, from the exons ATGGGCCACAATCGGGCCTCCATATACCCTGCTCCTTCTTTTCGAATCAAGCCTCGTTTCTCCAGAAGTTTGGAAGCCATGAG AGCAAGAAAGATATTtggtgtttctctctctctcattcttaTCAACATGGCTGCTATAATGGAACGTGCTGATGAAAATCTCCTCCCATCTGTTTACAAAGAAGTCAGTGAAGCGTTCAATGCTGGGCCATCTGATCTAGGTTACCTCACATTCATAAGGAACTTTGTGCAGGGAATTTCATCGCCCCTGGCGGGTGTGTTAGTACTTAACTATGATCGCCCTACGGTTTTGGCTATGGGTACTTTCTGCTGGGCCTTATCAACTGCTGCAGTGGGTGCAAGCCAGCAGTTTTTGCAAGTTGCATTCTGGAGAGCAGTGAATGGTTTTGGTTTGGCGATTGTTATACCAGCACTCCAGTCTTTTATAGCTGATAGCTATATGGATGGTGTAAGGGGTACTGGATTTGGGTTGTTAAGCCTTGTCGGTTCCTTAGGTGGGATAGGAGGTGGTGTTCTGGCGACTATTATGGCTGGTCAGGAATACTGGGGCTTACCTGGATGGCGTTTTGCTTTCATTATGATGGCAGCATTAAGTGCAACAATTGGATTCCTTGTTTTCTTGTTCGTAGTTGACCCAAGGAAAACAACTAACATCACTAATAATAATGGCGAGAGTTACGAGAG GGATGAATTAATAGAAAAAGGCAATGCTAGTGCGGCATCAATTTGGCTGGAGTCTTGGACAGCCATGAAATCTGTTATGAAAGTGCAAACATTTCAAGTTATTGTCTTGCAGGGCATTGTTGGATCGCTTCCATGGACTGCCATGGTGTTCTTCACCATGTGGTTTGAACTAATTG GTTTTGATCATAATAGTACTGCAGCACTCCTTAGTCTTTTTGCTATTGGATGTGCTATGGGCTCCCTTCTAGGAGGACTGATAGCAGATCGGATATCACAAACCTATCCTCACTCAGGTCGTACCATGTGCGCTCAGTTCAGCGCCTTCATGGGCATTCCCTTCTCATGGTTCCTACTTAAAGTGATTCCACAGTCAACTAGTAGCTATTATGCATTTTCTACCACACTCTTGCTGATGGGTCTGACAATTAGCTGGAATGGTACTGCTGCGAATGGACCTATGTTTGCTGAGGTCGTCCCTATCAAACACCGGACCATGATTTATGCATTTGATCGTGCTTTTGAGGGATCAGTTTCTTCTTTTGCTGCTCCTTTGGTTGGTATCCTTTCAGAGAAGATGTTCGGATATGATTCAAAATCTATTGATCCAGTTAAAGGGTCAGCACGGGAGGCCTTGGCCTTGTCACAAGGTCTTCTTTCAATGATGGTAGTTCCATTCGGTTTGTGTTGTTTGTTTTACACTCCTTTGTATAAGATTTTTAGGAGAGACCGTGAGAATGCTAGAATTTCCAGTCTGAAAGAGGAAGAGATGGTTTTACACGGGTATTCAGTTTGA